In Vitis riparia cultivar Riparia Gloire de Montpellier isolate 1030 chromosome 19, EGFV_Vit.rip_1.0, whole genome shotgun sequence, the following proteins share a genomic window:
- the LOC117908593 gene encoding procyclic form-specific polypeptide B1-alpha-like: MEISEKLLKFKFPILFAFVLFLLISCLFILAPSFVTIIAYFWPLLLSTALFLVAVLVFARTSPPDIDSSVDKAGEGLLDFVAGKPEPQPDLESEPEPEPDPEPELELEPEPVPAGESLKSE; encoded by the coding sequence ATGGAGATCTCAGAAAAGCTACTCAAGTTCAAATTCCCCATCCTCTTCGCCTTTGTTCTCTTCCTCCTCATCTCCTGCCTCTTCATCTTAGCCCCCAGCTTCGTCACCATCATCGCCTATTTTTGGCCCCTCCTTCTCTCCACTGCCCTCTTTCTCGTCGCCGTCCTCGTATTCGCCCGCACCTCCCCTCCAGATATTGACTCATCCGTCGACAAGGCCGGGGAAGGCCTCCTCGACTTCGTTGCTGGCAAGCCGGAGCCCCAACCAGATCTAGAGTCAGAGCCCGaacccgaacccgatccggaaCCGGAACTGGAACTGGAACCGGAACCGGTACCCGCCGGAGAGAGCTTGAAGTCTGAGTAA
- the LOC117908387 gene encoding cysteine synthase 2-like isoform X2, producing the protein MAPVKVTGPVFAALSIAVLSYLLCNSRSRKTHKPISKKKPRRGLIDAIGNTPLIRINSLSEATGCEILGKAEFLNPGGSVKDRVAVKIIEEALESGQLAPGGVVTEGSAGSTAISLATVAPAYGCKCHVVIPDDVAIEKSQILEALGATVERVRPVSITHKDHYVNVARRRALEANELASKHGKYIGMDADGLVQANGHISEEEKQNSVFSSNCKGGFFADQFENLANFRAHYEGTGPEIWEQTGGDLHAFVAAAGTGGTLAGVSRSLQITRGVMYTREEAEGRRLKNPFDTITEGIGINRLTQNFLMAELDGAFRGTDMEAVEMSRYLLKNDGLFVGSSSAMNCVGAVRVAQSIGPGHTIVTILCDSGMRHLSKFYDSQYLSQHGLTPTATGLEFLGIS; encoded by the exons ATGGCGCCTGTGAAGGTCACAGGGCCTGTTTTTGCTGCTCTCTCCATCGCTGTACTCTCCTATCTCCTCTGCAATTCTCGATCCAGAAAAACCCACAAACCGATATCGAAAAAGAAGCCAAGAAGAGGACTTATTGACGCCATTGGCAACACCCCTTTGATTCGAATCAATAGCCTCTCTGAAGCCACTGGGTGCGAG ATTCTTGGGAAGGCTGAGTTTCTGAATCCAGGAGGGAGTGTGAAAGATAGAGTAGCAGTGAAAATCATTGAAGAG GCTCTGGAATCTGGCCAGCTAGCTCCAGGTGGAGTAGTGACAGAGGGCAGTGCTGGTAGCACTGCCATTAGCCTTGCTACTGTGGCTCCTGCATATGGATGCAAATGTCATGTTGTTATCCCAGATGATGTTGCCATTGAGAAA TCTCAAATTCTTGAAGCCCTTGGAGCTACAGTTGAAAGAGTAAGACCAGTTTCAATTACACATAAAGACCACTATGTCAATGTTGCAAGGAGGAGAGCTTTGGAGGCAAATGAATTagcatcaaagcatggaaaataTATAGGAATGGATGCTGATGGCCTAGTGCAAGCCAATGGTCATATATCTGAGGAAGAGAAACAAAATTCAGTTTTCTCAAGCAATTGTAAAGGTGGTTTCTTTGCAGATCAGTTTGAAAACCTGGCAAATTTCCGAGCTCACTATGAGGGTACTGGGCCTGAGATATGGGAGCAGACCGGTGGTGATCTGCATGCTTTCGTGGCAGCTGCAGGAACTGGTGGCACTCTGGCTGGTGTTTCCCGGTCTCTCCAG ATAACAAGGGGAGTAATGTACACTAGAGAGGAGGCTGAAGGACGGAGACTGAAGAATCCATTTGATACTATTACTGAAGGCATTGGAATCAACCGGTTGACCCAGAATTTTTTGATGGCAGAACTTGATGGGGCTTTCCGCGGCACAGATATGGAAGCTGTTGAAATGTCCAG GTATCTTCTCAAGAATGATGGGCTATTTGTCGGGAGTTCTTCAGCCATGAACTGCGTTGGAGCTGTCAGAGTGGCACAGTCGATCGGCCCTGGTCACACAATTGTAACAATTCTGTGTGACAGTGGGATGAGGCATCTGAGCAAATTTTACGATTCCCAGTATCTGTCTCAGCATGGTTTGACACCCACAGCAACCGGGTTAGAGTTCCTTGGCATCAGCTGA
- the LOC117908387 gene encoding cysteine synthase 2-like isoform X1 translates to MAPVKVTGPVFAALSIAVLSYLLCNSRSRKTHKPISKKKPRRGLIDAIGNTPLIRINSLSEATGCEILGKAEFLNPGGSVKDRVAVKIIEEALESGQLAPGGVVTEGSAGSTAISLATVAPAYGCKCHVVIPDDVAIEKSQILEALGATVERVRPVSITHKDHYVNVARRRALEANELASKHGKYIGMDADGLVQANGHISEEEKQNSVFSSNCKGGFFADQFENLANFRAHYEGTGPEIWEQTGGDLHAFVAAAGTGGTLAGVSRSLQEKSPNIKCFLIDPPGSGLFNKITRGVMYTREEAEGRRLKNPFDTITEGIGINRLTQNFLMAELDGAFRGTDMEAVEMSRYLLKNDGLFVGSSSAMNCVGAVRVAQSIGPGHTIVTILCDSGMRHLSKFYDSQYLSQHGLTPTATGLEFLGIS, encoded by the exons ATGGCGCCTGTGAAGGTCACAGGGCCTGTTTTTGCTGCTCTCTCCATCGCTGTACTCTCCTATCTCCTCTGCAATTCTCGATCCAGAAAAACCCACAAACCGATATCGAAAAAGAAGCCAAGAAGAGGACTTATTGACGCCATTGGCAACACCCCTTTGATTCGAATCAATAGCCTCTCTGAAGCCACTGGGTGCGAG ATTCTTGGGAAGGCTGAGTTTCTGAATCCAGGAGGGAGTGTGAAAGATAGAGTAGCAGTGAAAATCATTGAAGAG GCTCTGGAATCTGGCCAGCTAGCTCCAGGTGGAGTAGTGACAGAGGGCAGTGCTGGTAGCACTGCCATTAGCCTTGCTACTGTGGCTCCTGCATATGGATGCAAATGTCATGTTGTTATCCCAGATGATGTTGCCATTGAGAAA TCTCAAATTCTTGAAGCCCTTGGAGCTACAGTTGAAAGAGTAAGACCAGTTTCAATTACACATAAAGACCACTATGTCAATGTTGCAAGGAGGAGAGCTTTGGAGGCAAATGAATTagcatcaaagcatggaaaataTATAGGAATGGATGCTGATGGCCTAGTGCAAGCCAATGGTCATATATCTGAGGAAGAGAAACAAAATTCAGTTTTCTCAAGCAATTGTAAAGGTGGTTTCTTTGCAGATCAGTTTGAAAACCTGGCAAATTTCCGAGCTCACTATGAGGGTACTGGGCCTGAGATATGGGAGCAGACCGGTGGTGATCTGCATGCTTTCGTGGCAGCTGCAGGAACTGGTGGCACTCTGGCTGGTGTTTCCCGGTCTCTCCAG GAAAAAAGTCCAAATATCAAATGCTTTCTGATTGATCCTCCTGGTTCTGGCTTGTTCAATAAGATAACAAGGGGAGTAATGTACACTAGAGAGGAGGCTGAAGGACGGAGACTGAAGAATCCATTTGATACTATTACTGAAGGCATTGGAATCAACCGGTTGACCCAGAATTTTTTGATGGCAGAACTTGATGGGGCTTTCCGCGGCACAGATATGGAAGCTGTTGAAATGTCCAG GTATCTTCTCAAGAATGATGGGCTATTTGTCGGGAGTTCTTCAGCCATGAACTGCGTTGGAGCTGTCAGAGTGGCACAGTCGATCGGCCCTGGTCACACAATTGTAACAATTCTGTGTGACAGTGGGATGAGGCATCTGAGCAAATTTTACGATTCCCAGTATCTGTCTCAGCATGGTTTGACACCCACAGCAACCGGGTTAGAGTTCCTTGGCATCAGCTGA
- the LOC117908387 gene encoding cysteine synthase 2-like isoform X3, protein MAPVKVTGPVFAALSIAVLSYLLCNSRSRKTHKPISKKKPRRGLIDAIGNTPLIRINSLSEATGCEILGKAEFLNPGGSVKDRVAVKIIEESQILEALGATVERVRPVSITHKDHYVNVARRRALEANELASKHGKYIGMDADGLVQANGHISEEEKQNSVFSSNCKGGFFADQFENLANFRAHYEGTGPEIWEQTGGDLHAFVAAAGTGGTLAGVSRSLQEKSPNIKCFLIDPPGSGLFNKITRGVMYTREEAEGRRLKNPFDTITEGIGINRLTQNFLMAELDGAFRGTDMEAVEMSRYLLKNDGLFVGSSSAMNCVGAVRVAQSIGPGHTIVTILCDSGMRHLSKFYDSQYLSQHGLTPTATGLEFLGIS, encoded by the exons ATGGCGCCTGTGAAGGTCACAGGGCCTGTTTTTGCTGCTCTCTCCATCGCTGTACTCTCCTATCTCCTCTGCAATTCTCGATCCAGAAAAACCCACAAACCGATATCGAAAAAGAAGCCAAGAAGAGGACTTATTGACGCCATTGGCAACACCCCTTTGATTCGAATCAATAGCCTCTCTGAAGCCACTGGGTGCGAG ATTCTTGGGAAGGCTGAGTTTCTGAATCCAGGAGGGAGTGTGAAAGATAGAGTAGCAGTGAAAATCATTGAAGAG TCTCAAATTCTTGAAGCCCTTGGAGCTACAGTTGAAAGAGTAAGACCAGTTTCAATTACACATAAAGACCACTATGTCAATGTTGCAAGGAGGAGAGCTTTGGAGGCAAATGAATTagcatcaaagcatggaaaataTATAGGAATGGATGCTGATGGCCTAGTGCAAGCCAATGGTCATATATCTGAGGAAGAGAAACAAAATTCAGTTTTCTCAAGCAATTGTAAAGGTGGTTTCTTTGCAGATCAGTTTGAAAACCTGGCAAATTTCCGAGCTCACTATGAGGGTACTGGGCCTGAGATATGGGAGCAGACCGGTGGTGATCTGCATGCTTTCGTGGCAGCTGCAGGAACTGGTGGCACTCTGGCTGGTGTTTCCCGGTCTCTCCAG GAAAAAAGTCCAAATATCAAATGCTTTCTGATTGATCCTCCTGGTTCTGGCTTGTTCAATAAGATAACAAGGGGAGTAATGTACACTAGAGAGGAGGCTGAAGGACGGAGACTGAAGAATCCATTTGATACTATTACTGAAGGCATTGGAATCAACCGGTTGACCCAGAATTTTTTGATGGCAGAACTTGATGGGGCTTTCCGCGGCACAGATATGGAAGCTGTTGAAATGTCCAG GTATCTTCTCAAGAATGATGGGCTATTTGTCGGGAGTTCTTCAGCCATGAACTGCGTTGGAGCTGTCAGAGTGGCACAGTCGATCGGCCCTGGTCACACAATTGTAACAATTCTGTGTGACAGTGGGATGAGGCATCTGAGCAAATTTTACGATTCCCAGTATCTGTCTCAGCATGGTTTGACACCCACAGCAACCGGGTTAGAGTTCCTTGGCATCAGCTGA
- the LOC117909656 gene encoding uncharacterized protein LOC117909656, which yields MDQSPGQTTPPIEEDEWDNDDFVIPSLGIGDPDHSKTDVSEVEVSKPSSPKAKKEENIYLGPHGAPPSQSKQQELSSSSRKQRFKQKLKEADSRISGTGRENKLENLRELVGGGKAGVNMSKDSTKDWLDPHCHEAQFEKWYNH from the exons ATGGATCAGTCTCCTGGCCAAACCACTCCTCCGATTGAAGAAGACGAGTGGG ACAATGATGACTTCGTGATTCCAAGCTTGGGAATAGGAGACCCAGATCACAGTAAAACTGATGTTTCAGAAGTAGAAGTTTCAAAACCATCTTCCCCAAAG GCTAAAAAAGAGGAGAATATTTACCTGGGACCCCACGGAGCTCCTCCATCACAATCAAAGCAGCAAGAGCTGAGCTCTTCCAGTCGTAAGCAGCGGTTCAAGCAGAAACTGAAGGAAGCCGACAGCAGGATCAGTGGGACGGGAAGAGAGAATAAGTTGGAGAATCTGAGAGAACTTGTGGGTGGTGGAAAAGCAGGTGTCAACATGTCAAAGGATTCTACCAAGGATTGGCTAGACCCACATTGTCACGAGGCTCAGTTTGAGAAGTGGTACAACCATTAG